From Streptomyces sp. Mut1, the proteins below share one genomic window:
- a CDS encoding TetR/AcrR family transcriptional regulator, whose protein sequence is MLDAAAEEFAAHGYMGTTLLDVIQHTGMTKGALYGHFSSKEDLAVALIEEAGAELSARAARTGGSGTAAVRTLRETVLGLARHLRQDRRARSALRLAVETPHLDRHDIGLVQRICLPLTRAVTQAQAGDGGMGGYPPEAVARLLVSAFFGVPHPVPHDDADAGRRFDDLWAAVSGPQKDEHTSSRREP, encoded by the coding sequence GTGCTCGACGCAGCGGCGGAGGAGTTCGCCGCGCATGGCTACATGGGGACGACGCTGCTCGACGTGATCCAGCACACCGGTATGACCAAGGGTGCGCTGTACGGGCATTTCTCCTCGAAGGAGGATCTGGCGGTGGCGCTGATCGAGGAAGCCGGGGCCGAGCTGAGCGCACGCGCGGCGCGGACCGGCGGGTCCGGCACGGCGGCGGTGCGCACGTTGCGGGAGACCGTGCTCGGTCTTGCCCGGCACCTCCGCCAGGACAGACGGGCCCGGTCCGCGCTGCGGCTGGCGGTGGAGACCCCCCATCTGGACCGGCACGACATTGGGCTCGTCCAGCGGATATGCCTGCCGCTGACCCGGGCCGTCACACAGGCCCAGGCCGGTGACGGGGGCATGGGCGGGTACCCGCCGGAGGCCGTGGCCCGCCTGTTGGTATCGGCCTTCTTCGGGGTCCCCCATCCCGTGCCGCACGACGACGCCGACGCCGGGCGGCGGTTCGACGACCTGTGGGCAGCCGTGTCCGGGCCGCAGAAGGACGAGCACACCTCCAGCCGGCGGGAGCCCTGA